The Ricinus communis isolate WT05 ecotype wild-type chromosome 8, ASM1957865v1, whole genome shotgun sequence sequence AATAACGAAATGAAATGAGAATTTGAATGggatataaaaagtaaatatttaattattttaacttgattCATTATAACTTACAGTATTAACATTAGACCTcaaaacttataaataaataaataacaattaaataattaatgcttaagctttttctttttttaatgttagTAATTTTGTTTGATATACTGTTAAAGGATTTCATGGTTAACAACCTTACACTATATTCTTGTTGACCCTTCCATGCTTATAGTAAAGTTGGTTCaaagtaatatatatgtatatactaTCATTTTCCGTTGACCCTTCACTAATATTTTTGTAACTGataaatcatttttcttttaaactcCTCATGACCCAAAAAGTTACTAAAGTAAACAGTATTTTACTGTTTAATACAGTAAGAACTGagattaaatatgtttattccttaaaaagagaaaagcttAATCAGATGTTAGGCTCGAAGATAAGCAGAACAAAGACCAAAATAGCATAAAAGGCCAAAAGAGTAGGCACTTAGCAGGGTGGCCACTGCAAATCCGCCGGATAAAACAGGAAATACAGAGTATAATACGACACCGTTTCCACATGAACGTCAGCAATAGTACACCATTatcctttttttaaaaagaaaaagaaataagggAATTACTGTCATAAACCTGCAGCTCTGCACTGCAGCAACTCCAAACAAAACGCAAAGcccctctctttctctttctccctctgaaaaaataaaataaatagcagTTGTTGTGTAGCTGTTGTCTGGCGCATCCCCATTTTGAAAATCTCTCCCTCCAGTCCTTTCACACACTACTTCTCCTTCTTATAATATTCAACTCTTCTTCTCTCCTTTCGCTTTCTCTTATATAAGTACTCCTCCTGTTTTCTTGTTTCTCGAATTCTTGTTtcagagagaaagagaatcggaagtaaaaaagaaatggcGGTGAGTTCTTCTTCTAGAGGAAGCAGAAACGCAGAGTTACTAGTTAATACTGTTCCAAGGAAGTTTAAAGACAGAGATAATGATACAACAACAATTCCTTGGGTCGAGCCTATGCCCAAAAGCCAAAAGAGAGTCCCTGTTGTTTACTATCTCTCTAGGAATGGTCAGCTTGAACACCCTCATTTCATTGAAGTTCCTCTCTCTTCTCCTGATGGTCTCTATCTTAGAGGTATACATATGTATACTCGTACATTCGCTAATCAAAACCTTCCGTTTAGTTactttctcctttctttttatggTTTCTTTGtgcaactttctttctttttgggCTGTCGAGAaagttccttttttttctgttcGTTCTCGGGGAAAGAGATGGAAATTGGGATTTATGTCTACTTAATTTTGAATTGGTCAAACATTATacctttttgtatttttctcgCATTTTCTTGTAAACCAAACGGAGCattgttagaaaaaatataatgtctTGCTCTTTTCGCAGATGTCATCAGTCGCTTAAACGTCCTTCGTGGTAAAGGCATGGCTAGCCTCTACTCCTGGTCATCGAAACGGTAAATATGATACTACACAACGCCCGTTTTATCTAATTacgttgtttttttttcttatttaaatctcatctttttatttttttactcacCAGGAGCTACAGAAACGGCTTCGTTTGGCACGACTTAGCAGAGAATGATTTTATCTATCCAGCACACGGCCATGAGTACGTTCTCAAAGGATCAGAGCTTCTCGATCCTTCTAACAGACCACTACTTCCCGAACCGACGCCGTCGTCGATGTCTGTTAAACCATTAAAACCGCCGGAGATTCACAAGTCATCGTCCAGTGAAGAGTCAGATTTTCCAGTGATTACACGGCGAAGAAACCAATCCTGGAGCTCTATTGATCTCAATGAGTATAAAGTTTATAAAACTGAGTCGTTCTCTGAGTCGACTCGGAAACTCGCTGCTGATGCGTCCACTCAGACTACTGATGACaagaggaggaggagaagGCTAGTGAAGAAAGACGAGGAAATTGAAGAGAAGAGTCAAGAACCGGAGGTTAATAGAGAAGAAATTGAGATTTCACCTCCACCGTCGGATTCGAGTCCTGAAACTTTAGAGTCTTTGATGAAAGCTGATGGACGGTTGATACTAGGCAGTGGTAGTAATGAGGAGAGTCCAAATCCGACGACCGAGAACTATGGAAGGATTAAGGCGTCAACGGTTCTGATGCAATTGATCTCTTGCGGTTCTATTTCGTTTAGAGATTGTGGGGCCACTGCGGTTAAAGAGCAAGGCTTGTCATTGATTGGACATTATAAAGGCCGGTTGCCACGTGGAGGAGGGAGTAGGGTAGGGACGTCGAAGGAGTTCTTAAATTTTGGAGGGGTAAGATTGGAAGATAAGGAATACTTTAGTGGTAGCTTGATTGAGACTAAGAAAGAGGAGGTGCCTGCTTTGAAGAGGTCGAGTTCTTACAATGCAGATAggtaatttattataattacataatttatttaattacaattatttagCGAAATTAGTGTTTATGattctttaatttcattaagttttgattaatttttaccTAATTTAGTACAATGATCTTGCTTTTAAAGCACCTAAGGTAGAAAAATTTGTATTTGGATAAAACGAAAAATCATACTTTATTGTGGACAATTCTAGCCTTAGTAAGGGTTTGTTTGACACTGgagttgaaattttttattttattttattttttaagttttaaaaattatttttatagaaaaaagagtaattaatattttttaaatttgacaaaaacagtgtaaacattaaaaaaaaattaatatattaaattaaaaaaattctaaatctatttttttaacacCCAACATCTAAAATGGGCTGTTTAATGCTTTGTTAAATAACTGTAGTATGTATTTTGTTGCTATTTACTTGAGAGTTTGATGTATGACGCAGCAAATGTTTGATTCgaaa is a genomic window containing:
- the LOC8262035 gene encoding protein SOSEKI 5, giving the protein MAVSSSSRGSRNAELLVNTVPRKFKDRDNDTTTIPWVEPMPKSQKRVPVVYYLSRNGQLEHPHFIEVPLSSPDGLYLRDVISRLNVLRGKGMASLYSWSSKRSYRNGFVWHDLAENDFIYPAHGHEYVLKGSELLDPSNRPLLPEPTPSSMSVKPLKPPEIHKSSSSEESDFPVITRRRNQSWSSIDLNEYKVYKTESFSESTRKLAADASTQTTDDKRRRRRLVKKDEEIEEKSQEPEVNREEIEISPPPSDSSPETLESLMKADGRLILGSGSNEESPNPTTENYGRIKASTVLMQLISCGSISFRDCGATAVKEQGLSLIGHYKGRLPRGGGSRVGTSKEFLNFGGVRLEDKEYFSGSLIETKKEEVPALKRSSSYNADRSSHLHLAEKEVEGARTKCIPRKPKAIPTKKETHIIESNVTSQLGSKRFEIQQVEDEAK